A single region of the Populus nigra chromosome 2, ddPopNigr1.1, whole genome shotgun sequence genome encodes:
- the LOC133682429 gene encoding phragmoplastin DRP1E, translated as MTTMESLIGLVNRIQRACTVLGDYGGVDNAFSSLWEALPSVAVVGGQSSGKSSVLESIVGRDFLPRGSGIVTRRPLVLQLHKTEDGSQEYAEFLHLPKRRFSDFAVVRKEIQDETDRITGKTKQISPVPIHLSIYSPNVVNLTLIDLPGLTKVAVEGQPESIVQDIETMVRTYVEKPNCIILAISPANQDIATSDAIKLAREVDPSGERTFGVLTKLDLMDKGTNALDVIEGRSYRLQHPWVGIVNRSQADINKNVDMIVARRKEREYFATSPDYGHLANKMGSEYLAKLLSKHLESAIRARIPSITSLINKTIDELESEMDHLGRPIAVDAGAQLYTILELCRAFDKVFKEHLDGGRPGGDRIYGVFDNQLPAALRKLPFDRHLSLQNVRRVVSEADGYQPHLIAPEQGYRRLIESALNYFRGPAEASADAVHFVLKELVRKSIAETQELRRFPSLQAELAAAANEALERFREDSKKTVIRLVDMESSYLTVDFFRRLPQEVENKGGNPAIPANPASSTVDRYSEMHFRRIGSNVSSYVGMVSETLKNTIPKAVVHCQVKEAKQSLLNYFYTQIGKKEGKQLSQLLDEDPALMERRQQCAKRLELYKAARDEVDSVSWAR; from the exons ATGACAACCATGGAGAGCTTGATAGGGCTAGTAAATAGAATCCAGAGAGCTTGTACAGTTCTCGGAGACTACGGTGGCGTTGATAACGCTTTCTCTTCCCTTTGGGAAGCTCTTCCCTCTGTTGCCGTCGTTGGTGGACAG AGTTCAGGAAAATCTTCAGTCTTGGAAAGCATTGTTGGTCGAGACTTTCTTCCCAGAGGATCAG GGATTGTGACAAGGAGGCCTCTGGTACTGCAGCTGCATAAGACTGAAGATGGGTCACAAGAGTATGCTGAATTTCTTCATCTCCCGAAAAGACGATTCAgtgattttg CTGTGGTGCGAAAAGAAATTCAGGATGAAACTGATAGAATCACTGGGAAAACCAAACAAATTTCTCCTGTTCCTATCCATCTCAGCATCTATTCTCCAAATG TTGTCAACTTAACCCTGATCGATTTACCTGGTTTAACAAAAGTTGCTGTTG AGGGACAGCCTGAAAGTATTGTTCAGGACATCGAAACTATGGTCCGCACTTATGTAGAGAAG CCGAATTGTATTATACTTGCTATATCTCCAGCCAATCAAGATATAGCAACTTCAGATGCTATCAAGCTTGCTAGGGAAGTGGATCCCTCAG GTGAACGAACCTTTGGGGTGCTGACTAAGTTGGATTTGATGGACAAAGGGACCAACGCCTTAGAT GTTATTGAAGGAAGATCTTATCGGCTGCAGCATCCTTGGGTTGGAATTGTGAACCGATCCCAAGCTGACATTAATAAGAATGTTGACATGATTGTGGCAAGGCGCAAGGAGCGCGAGTATTTTGCGACTAGTCCTGATTATGGGCATTTAGCCAATAAAATGGGTTCAGAATATCTGGCAAAACTTCTCTCAAAG CACTTGGAGTCTGCAATTAGGGCTCGCATACCAAGTATCACATCGTTGATTAACAAAACCATTGATGAGCTTGAATCAGAGATGGACCATCTGGGTAGACCTATTGCTGTTGATGCTGGG GCTCAATTATACACCATATTGGAACTTTGCCGTGCATTTGACAAGGTATTCAAGGAGCATCTGGATGGAGG GCGACCTGGAGGTGACCGGATTTATGGAGTTTTTGATAATCAACTCCCTGCTGCTTTGAGGAAGCTGCCATTTGATCGACATCTCTCTCTGCAGAATGTGAGGAGGGTGGTCTCAGAGGCAGATGGTTATCAGCCGCATTTGATTGCTCCAGAGCAAGGATACCGTCGTCTAATTGAGAGTGCACTGAATTATTTTAGGGGGCCAGCTGAAGCCTCTGCAGATGCT GTCCACTTTGTCTTAAAAGAGCTTGTCAGAAAGTCAATTGCAGAAACTCAg GAATTGAGGCGTTTTCCTTCCCTGCAAGCTGAATTGGCAGCTGCTGCTAATGAAGCGTTGGAGAGATTCCGAGAGGATAGTAAGAAGACAGTTATTCGATTAGTGGATATGGAATCTTCATACTTGACTGTGGATTTCTTTCGAAGGCTTCCACAGGAAGTAGAAAATAAAGGAGGAAATCCAGCTATTCCAGCTAATCCAGCTTCCTCAACCGTGGACCGATATTCAGAGATGCACTTCAGGAGGATTGGGTCAAATGTGTCCTCTTATGTTGGTATGGTGTCTGAGACACTTAAGAACACAATTCCCAAGGCCGTGGTGCATTGCCAAGTTAAAGAAGCCAAACAATCATTGCTAAATTACTTCTACACTCAAATTGGGAAGAAAGAG GGTAAGCAGCTTTCACAGTTGTTAGATGAAGACCCTGCATTGATGGAAAGAAGACAACAGTGTGCAAAACGGCTTGAATTATACAAGGCAGCGAGGGATGAGGTTGATTCTGTATCGTGGGCTCGATAG
- the LOC133682430 gene encoding haloacid dehalogenase-like hydrolase domain-containing protein Sgpp, which yields MISFASIQLPPPPHHQHHHHTLVSAHLHKTTMYQPNRFKDFPRMSSISSNARPIHSGGSSLASVAPLEAILFDIDGTLCDSDPLHFYAFRDMLQEIGFNGGTPITEEFFIKNISGKHNEELREILLPDWEIQRSRKFLEDKEALFRRLASEQLQPMKGLQKLCKWIEDCGLRRAAVTNAPRSNAELLISMLGLSDFFEILVLASECDRVKPFPDPYLKALQELDISHKHAFVFEDSVSGIKAGMGAGMPVVGLGTRNPEQLLIEAGAVFVIADFDDPKLWTELEEMEIKAEATTATK from the exons ATGATATCCTTTGCTTCCATTcagcttcctcctcctcctcaccaCCAGCACCACCACCACACCCTCGTTTCTGCCCATCTCCACAAAACTACAATGTACCAACCAAACCGCTTCAAAGATTTTCCCCGCATGTCATCCATTTCATCGAATGCTCGACCAATCCACAG CGGTGGAAGTTCTCTGGCCTCTGTTGCTCCTTTGGAAGCAATACTTTTCGACATTGATGGAACATTGTGTGACTCGGATCCTCTCCATTTTTATGCTTTTCGCGACATGCTTCAAGAA ATAGGTTTCAATGGAGGAACTCCCATCACCGAGGAATTCTTCATCAAAAATATTAGTGGAAAGCATAATGAAGAACTACGCGAAATCCTCCTTCCTGATTGGGAAATCCAAAGATCCCGCAAGTTCTTGGAAGATAAAGAAGCATTGTTTCGAAG ATTGGCATCGGAACAATTACAGCCTATGAAGGGCTTGCAAAAGTTGTGCAAATGGATTGAGGATTGCGGTTTGAGAAGAGCTGCTGTTACTAATGCTCCAAGATCAAATGCTGAGCTTTTAATATCCATGTTAGGTCTGTCAGATTTCTTCGAAATTCTTGTTCTTGCGAGTGAATGTGACCGCGTAAAACCATTTCCTGACCCCTATCTGAAAGCCCTCCAAGAACTTGACATTTCTCATAAGCATGCCTTTGTGTTCGAG GACTCTGTTTCAGGGATAAAAGCAGGGATGGGTGCTGGGATGCCAGTAGTGGGTTTAGGTACAAGGAACCCTGAGCAGTTATTGATAGAAGCTGGAGCTGTTTTTGTTATTGCGGATTTTGACGACCCAAAGCTGTGGACAGAATTAGAAGAAATGGAGATAAAGGCAGAGGCAACCACAGCCACCAAATAG
- the LOC133682815 gene encoding UMP-CMP kinase 3-like isoform X2, producing MGTAGDSEKKPTVVFVLGGPGSGKGTQCANIVEHFGYTHLSAGDLLRAEIRSGSENGTMIQNMIKEGKIVPSEVTIKLLQKAMQDSGNDKFLIDGFPRNEENRAAFEAVTKIEPAFVLFFDCPEEEMERRILSRNQGREDDNIETIRKRFKVFLESSLPVVEYYDSKGKVQKVDAAKPIDEVFEVVKAIFTPKDEKVAV from the exons ATGGGGACTGCCGGTGATTCTGAGAAGAAGCCtactgttgtttttgttttgg GTGGCCCTGGAAGTGGAAAGGGCACCCAGTGTGCCAATATTGTCGAACACTTTGGTTACACTCATCTTAGTGCTGGAGATCTTCTTCGAGCAGAAATTAGATCTGGTTCTGAAAATGG AACCATGATTCAGAACATGATTAAGGAGGGCAAGATAGTGCCTTCAGAGGTAACAATAAAGCTCCTCCAAAAAGCAATGCAGGATAGTGGAAACGACAAATTTCTGATTGATGGCTTTCCCCGCAATGAGGAAAACCGAGCTGCTTTTGAAGCTGTT ACCAAAATTGAGCCGGCATTTGTCCTTTTCTTTGATTGTCCTGAAGAGGAGATGGAGAGGCGTATTTTGAGCAGGAACCAG GGAAGAGAAGATGACAACATTGAGACAATAAGGAAGCGGTTTAAAGTTTTTCTAGAGTCTAGCCTTCCTGTGGTTGAGTATTATGACTCCAAGGGGAAAGTTCAAAAG GTTGATGCTGCAAAGCCTATTGATGAGGTTTTTGAGGTAGTTAAAGCCATCTTTACCCCAAAAGACGAGAAG GTTGCTGTTTAG
- the LOC133682815 gene encoding UMP-CMP kinase 3-like isoform X1 produces the protein MGTAGDSEKKPTVVFVLGGPGSGKGTQCANIVEHFGYTHLSAGDLLRAEIRSGSENGTMIQNMIKEGKIVPSEVTIKLLQKAMQDSGNDKFLIDGFPRNEENRAAFEAVTKIEPAFVLFFDCPEEEMERRILSRNQGREDDNIETIRKRFKVFLESSLPVVEYYDSKGKVQKVDAAKPIDEVFEVVKAIFTPKDEKVKQHCCAIL, from the exons ATGGGGACTGCCGGTGATTCTGAGAAGAAGCCtactgttgtttttgttttgg GTGGCCCTGGAAGTGGAAAGGGCACCCAGTGTGCCAATATTGTCGAACACTTTGGTTACACTCATCTTAGTGCTGGAGATCTTCTTCGAGCAGAAATTAGATCTGGTTCTGAAAATGG AACCATGATTCAGAACATGATTAAGGAGGGCAAGATAGTGCCTTCAGAGGTAACAATAAAGCTCCTCCAAAAAGCAATGCAGGATAGTGGAAACGACAAATTTCTGATTGATGGCTTTCCCCGCAATGAGGAAAACCGAGCTGCTTTTGAAGCTGTT ACCAAAATTGAGCCGGCATTTGTCCTTTTCTTTGATTGTCCTGAAGAGGAGATGGAGAGGCGTATTTTGAGCAGGAACCAG GGAAGAGAAGATGACAACATTGAGACAATAAGGAAGCGGTTTAAAGTTTTTCTAGAGTCTAGCCTTCCTGTGGTTGAGTATTATGACTCCAAGGGGAAAGTTCAAAAG GTTGATGCTGCAAAGCCTATTGATGAGGTTTTTGAGGTAGTTAAAGCCATCTTTACCCCAAAAGACGAGAAGGTAAAGCAGCATTGCTGTGCTATCTTGTAG
- the LOC133683133 gene encoding cytochrome P450 734A1-like, with protein MHLVCLLYVLLPVCVLRFIHSMIWVPWRIHVHFRKQGISGPNYRPIFGNTEEYRNSFTEARKKTMPFNHNIVHRVTPFYHEWSRKYGKTFLYWFGVIPILATADLDMIKDIFMNTGGGSFEKVRLNPQAKLLFGQGLNGLFGEEWALHRRIANQAFMMERIKCWGLDIMASTKKMLTKWEEIRGERDEFEMDVHRELQDLASDVISKTAFGSNYEEGKRVFSLQDKQKHLVFDAIGNVYIPGFRFLPTKKNRERWRIERETREAIRNLIKTNSKARENSRNLLSLLMSSYKNQDGKEEKLGVEEIINECKAFYFAGKESMADLLTWALLLLAQHQEWQDKAREEVLSVCRGNEVLLSENVNDLKIVNLIIHETLRLYPPAVMLMRQTTKNVKLGTLDVPAGTQFFLALPSIHHDTDIWGKDANEFNPLRFNEPRNHLASFFPFGLGPRICVGKNLAIMEAKVALAMILRHYSFVVSATYLHAPRLLISMQPQYGAQLLLRRITS; from the exons ATGCATCTTGTCTGTCTTCTTTATGTGTTACTACCAGTCTGCGTCCTAAGATTCATACACTCAATGATATGGGTTCCATGGAGAATCCATGTGCATTTTAGAAAGCAAGGCATCAGTGGTCCAAACTACCGCCCGATCTTTGGGAACACAGAAGAGTATCGTAATTCATTTACTGAAGCACGGAAGAAAACAATGCCTTTTAACCACAATATTGTCCATCGGGTAACCCCATTTTACCACGAGTGGTCACGCAAGTATGGGAAGACGTTCCTCTACTGGTTTGGAGTCATTCCCATATTGGCTACAGCTGATCTTGACATGATTAAGGACATTTTCATGAACACGGGTGGTGGATCATTTGAGAAGGTAAGGCTTAACCCTCAGGCGAAGCTGCTCTTCGGACAGGGGCTTAATGGTTTGTTCGGCGAGGAGTGGGCTCTTCATAGGAGGATCGCCAACCAGGCTTTTATGATGGAGCGGATTAAG TGTTGGGGACTAGATATTATGGCGAGCACTAAGAAGATGCTAACAAAGTGGGAGGAAATAAGAGGAGAAAGAGATGAGTTTGAGATGGATGTACATAGAGAACTTCAAGACCTTGCATCAGACGTTATATCCAAAACAGCTTTTGGAAGCAATTATGAGGAGGGGAAGCGAGTATTCTCGTTACAGGACAAACAGAAGCACCTTGTCTTCGATGCTATAGGAAATGTCTACATCCCAGGTTTCAG GTTTTTGCCCACCAAGAAGAACAGAGAAAGGTGGAGAATAGAGAGGGAAACTCGTGAAGCAATAAGGAATCTGATCAAAACTAACAGCAAAGCAAGagaaaattcaagaaatctACTTAGTTTACTGATGTCTTCTTATAAAAATCAAGATGGGAAGGAAGAGAAATTGGGGGTTGAGGAGATTATAAACGAATGCAAGGCCTTCTACTTTGCAGGAAAGGAATCCATGGCAGATCTTTTGACCTGGGCACTTCTCCTTTTAGCACAGCATCAGGAATGGCAAGACAAGGCACGGGAAGAAGTGTTATCTGTCTGCAGAGGAAATGAAGTTCTACTTTCAGAGAATGTAAATGATCTTAAGATT GTGAACTTGATAATCCATGAAACACTTCGGCTTTACCCTCCAGCAGTGATGTTGATGAGGCAAACAACCAAAAACGTTAAGTTGGGAACCCTCGATGTTCCTGCTGGCACACAATTTTTCTTGGCCTTGCCTTCTATTCATCATGACACTGATATATGGGGAAAAGATGCTAACGAGTTCAATCCGCTGAGGTTCAACGAGCCTAGAAATCACTTGGCTTCATTTTTTCCATTTGGGCTAGGTCCTAGAATCTGTGTTGGTAAAAATTTAGCCATTATGGAAGCAAAAGTTGCTCTGGCCATGATATTAAGGCATTACTCTTTCGTAGTGTCCGCCACCTACCTTCATGCCCCAAGACTCCTGATAAGCATGCAGCCTCAGTATGGTGCGCAACTCCTCCTCCGCCGGATTACAAGTTAA
- the LOC133681934 gene encoding cytochrome P450 734A1-like, producing MHLLFILLVLLVVCIFKFIHSVIWVPWRTQVYFRKQGISGPNYRPIFGNTPEYRRLFSEVRSKPMPFNHDIVHRVAPFYYEWSRKYGKTFLYWFGTKPTLAISDPDMIKEVLMNTGDGSFQKARNNPLAKLLFGQGLNGLDGEEWALHRRIANQAFMIERVKCWVPEIVESITKMLIKWEEIRGGRDEFEVDVHRELQNFTSDVIAKTAFGSNYEEGKRIFLLQDQHKYLAYQAFGNVYIPGFRFLPTKKNRERWRFDRETREAIRNLIKNNNSERENSRNLLSLLMSSYKNQEGEEEKLGIEEIINECKTFYFSGKESTADLLTWALLLLALHQEWQNKAREEVFSIFGENESIAAEKLNDLKIVNSILCETQRLYPPVVMLPRQTSKNVKLGTLDVPAGTHFYLALPSVHHDPDIWGKDANEFNPLRFNEPRNHLASFFPFGIGPRMCVGKNLAVMEVKIVLAMIIRSYSFVVSPTYVHAPSLLLSTQPQFGAQILFRRI from the exons AtgcatcttctttttattttgcttgtGTTACTAGTCGTCTGCATCTTCAAATTTATACACTCGGTGATATGGGTGCCATGGAGAACACAAGTTTACTTCAGAAAGCAAGGCATAAGTGGCCCTAACTACCGTCCAATCTTCGGAAACACACCCGAGTATCGCCGTCTATTTAGTGAAGTAAGATCAAAGCCAATGCCTTTTAACCACGATATCGTCCACCGAGTTGCCCCATTTTACTACGAGTGGTCGCGCAAGTATGGGAAGACGTTCCTCTACTGGTTCGGAACCAAGCCAACGTTGGCTATATCGGACCCTGATATGATCAAGGAGGTTCTCATGAATACAGGTGATGGCTCGTTTCAGAAGGCTCGAAACAACCCTCTAGCCAAGCTGCTCTTTGGACAGGGACTTAATGGGTTGGATGGTGAGGAGTGGGCTCTTCATAGGAGGATCGCAAACCAGGCGTTTATGATTGAGCGGGTTAAG TGCTGGGTGCCGGAAATTGTGGAAAGCATTACCAAGATGCTAATCAAGTGGGAGGAAATAAGAGGAGGGAGAGATGAATTTGAGGTTGATGTGCATAGAGAGCTTCAAAACTTCACCTCAGATGTTATAGCCAAAACGGCTTTTGGAAGCAATTATGAAGAAGGGAAACGTATATTTTTGTTACAAGATCAACACAAGTACCTTGCCTACCAGGCTTTTGGAAATGTCTATATTCCCGGATTCAG GTTTTTGCCCACCAAAAAGAACAGGGAGAGGTGGAGATTTGACAGGGAAACTCGTGAAGCAATACGcaacttgataaaaaataacaacagtGAAAGAGAGAATTCAAGAAACCTGCTCAGTCTGTTGATGTCTTCCTATAAAAATCAAGAGGGCGAAGAAGAGAAACTAGGGATTGAGGAGATTATAAACGAATGCAAGACCTTCTACTTTTCAGGAAAGGAATCTACTGCTGATCTTTTGACTTGGGCACTTCTCCTTTTAGCATTGCATCAAGAATGGCAAAACAAGGCAAGAGAAGAAGTGTTTTCCATCTTCGGAGAGAATGAGTCTATAGCTGCAGAGAAGTTAAATGACCTTAAGATT GTGAACTCAATTCTCTGTGAAACACAGCGACTTTATCCTCCAGTCGTGATGTTGCCGAGGCAAACATCTAAGAACGTAAAGTTGGGAACCCTCGACGTTCCTGCCGGCACTCATTTCTATTTAGCCTTGCCTTCTGTTCATCATGACCCTGATATATGGGGGAAAGATGCTAATGAGTTCAATCCCCTAAGATTCAATGAGCCAAGAAATCACTTGGCTTCATTTTTTCCATTTGGGATAGGTCCCCGAATGTGTGTTGGTAAAAATTTAGCAGTCATGGAGGTAAAAATTGTCCTAGCCATGATAATAAGGAGTTACTCTTTCGTTGTGTCGCCCACCTATGTTCATGCACCAAGCCTCTTGCTGAGCACACAACCTCAATTTGGTGCACAGATCCTCTTTCGCAGGATTTAA
- the LOC133682344 gene encoding probable protein phosphatase 2C 55 isoform X1, giving the protein MPSTYFSRLRSAVQNGIQRSGKGQEGVLQNFESLIGQGKFRFCNYRLFHSVCVASLTDLQLLLRPGTVVAASSDSLVVNRKRNISVVGAVSRTLSVPSVSGPSFQVCGYHIDRALCDNNQILASGKPYNKPMAARASRAVFGESLLENLTSRVGHLPSSTNNPCISYGSSSSQSFRKASMSLKNQEQPTNSPIYGYFVYNVAKRWCDFSPYMETGFRDFQSSAHSCFAAGTAPDVTYENSTREEQPEGSASSEQKISTGKMLKLLSGSCYLPHPDKEETGGEDAHFICADEHAVGVADGVGGWADHGIDSGLYSRELMSNSVTAVQEEPKGSIDPARVLEKAHSSTKAKGSSTACIIALTDQGLHAINLGDSGFIVVRDGCTVFRSPVQQHGFNFTYQLENGNNGDLPSSGQVFTIPVAPGDVIVAGTDGLFDNLYNNEINAVVVHAMRAGLEPQATAQKIAALARQRAQDKDRQTPFSTAAQDAGFRYYGGKLDDITVVVSYITSSDDEKKSSSQAGSAI; this is encoded by the exons ATGCCGTCTACGTATTTTTCAAGGTTAAGGAGTGCGGTTCAGAATGGGATTCAGAGATCGGGAAAAGGACAAGAAGGTGTACTGCAAAATTTTGAGAGTCTGATTGGGCAAGGAAAGTTTCGATTCTGCAACTATAGGTTATTTCATTCTGTATGTGTTGCATCGCTTACAGATTTACAACTACTGTTGAGACCCGGTACAGTTGTTGCTGCCAGTTCTGATTCACTGGTAGTTAACCGAAAAAGGAATATCTCTGTTGTAGGAGCAGTTTCTCGTACACTTTCTGTACCCTCTGTATCAGGCCCTTCGTTTCAGGTTTGTGGCTATCACATAGATCGTGCCCTTTGTGACAACAATCAAATATTGGCCAGTGGGAAGCCTTACAATAAGCCAATGGCTGCTAGAGCATCAAGAGCTGTATTTGGTGAGAGTTTATTAGAGAATCTGACTTCAAGGGTTGGGCATCTTCCCTCATCGACAAACAATCCCTGCATCTCTTATGGCAGCAGTAGTTCCCAGAGTTTCAGAAAGGCTAGCATGAGTTTGAAAAACCAAGAGCAACCTACCAATTCTCCAATTTATGgatattttgtttataatgtTGCAAAGAGGTGGTGTGACTTTTCTCCATATATGGAGACGGGATTTAGAGATTTCCAAAGTTCAGCGCATTCATGCTTTGCAGCTGGAACTGCTCCTGATGTGACCTATGAGAATTCTACCCGTGAGGAACAGCCTGAAGGTTCTGCTTCATCAGAACA GAAGATTTCAACTGGCAAAATGCTCAAGCTACTCTCGGGATCATGCTACCTGCCCCATCCTGATAAAGAAGAGACTGGTGGAGAGGATGCCCACTTTATTTGTGCAGATGAACACGCTGTTGGTGTAGCTGATGGTGTGGGTGGTTGGGCTGATCATGGTATTGATTCTGGGCTGTATTCTCGGGAGCTCATGTCTAATTCAGTTACTGCAGTTCAAGAGGAGCCCAAGGGCTCAATTGATCCAGCTAGGGTCCTGGAGAAAGCTCACTCTAGTACTAAAGCCAAAGGTTCCTCAACAGCATGCATCATAGCACTCACAGACCAG GGTCTCCATGCGATCAATTTAGGGGATAGTGGGTTTATAGTGGTTCGAGATGGATGCACCGTCTTTCGATCTCCTGTGCAGCAGCATGGTTTTAATTTCACTTATCAACTTGAGAATGGAAACAATGGTGATCTGCCTAGCTCTGGCCAG GTTTTCACAATTCCTGTTGCTCCTGGAGATGTTATAGTTGCCGGAACAGATGGATTGTTTGACAACTTGTACAACAATGAAATTAATGCTGTGGTGGTTCATGCCATGAGAGCTGGCTTAGAGCCTCAGGCAACAGCTCAGAAAATAGCTGCATTAGCACGGCAACGAGCCCAAGATAAAGACCGGCAGACCCCATTCTCCACTGCTGCACAAGATGCTGGGTTTCGCTATTATGGTGGCAAGCTTGATGACATCACTGTTGTTGTTTCATATATTACCAGCTCTGACGAT GAAAAGAAATCTAGTTCTCAAGCAGGCAGTGCCATTTAA
- the LOC133682344 gene encoding probable protein phosphatase 2C 55 isoform X2, whose protein sequence is MPSTYFSRLRSAVQNGIQRSGKGQEGVLQNFESLIGQGKFRFCNYRLFHSVCVASLTDLQLLLRPGTVVAASSDSLVVNRKRNISVVGAVSRTLSVPSVSGPSFQVCGYHIDRALCDNNQILASGKPYNKPMAARASRAVFGESLLENLTSRVGHLPSSTNNPCISYGSSSSQSFRKASMSLKNQEQPTNSPIYGYFVYNVAKRWCDFSPYMETGFRDFQSSAHSCFAAGTAPDVTYENSTREEQPEGSASSEQKISTGKMLKLLSGSCYLPHPDKEETGGEDAHFICADEHAVGVADGVGGWADHGIDSGLYSRELMSNSVTAVQEEPKGSIDPARVLEKAHSSTKAKGSSTACIIALTDQGLHAINLGDSGFIVVRDGCTVFRSPVQQHGFNFTYQLENGNNGDLPSSGQVFTIPVAPGDVIVAGTDGLFDNLYNNEINAVVVHAMRAGLEPQATAQKIAALARQRAQDKDRQTPFSTAAQDAGFRYYGGKLDDITVVVSYITSSDDV, encoded by the exons ATGCCGTCTACGTATTTTTCAAGGTTAAGGAGTGCGGTTCAGAATGGGATTCAGAGATCGGGAAAAGGACAAGAAGGTGTACTGCAAAATTTTGAGAGTCTGATTGGGCAAGGAAAGTTTCGATTCTGCAACTATAGGTTATTTCATTCTGTATGTGTTGCATCGCTTACAGATTTACAACTACTGTTGAGACCCGGTACAGTTGTTGCTGCCAGTTCTGATTCACTGGTAGTTAACCGAAAAAGGAATATCTCTGTTGTAGGAGCAGTTTCTCGTACACTTTCTGTACCCTCTGTATCAGGCCCTTCGTTTCAGGTTTGTGGCTATCACATAGATCGTGCCCTTTGTGACAACAATCAAATATTGGCCAGTGGGAAGCCTTACAATAAGCCAATGGCTGCTAGAGCATCAAGAGCTGTATTTGGTGAGAGTTTATTAGAGAATCTGACTTCAAGGGTTGGGCATCTTCCCTCATCGACAAACAATCCCTGCATCTCTTATGGCAGCAGTAGTTCCCAGAGTTTCAGAAAGGCTAGCATGAGTTTGAAAAACCAAGAGCAACCTACCAATTCTCCAATTTATGgatattttgtttataatgtTGCAAAGAGGTGGTGTGACTTTTCTCCATATATGGAGACGGGATTTAGAGATTTCCAAAGTTCAGCGCATTCATGCTTTGCAGCTGGAACTGCTCCTGATGTGACCTATGAGAATTCTACCCGTGAGGAACAGCCTGAAGGTTCTGCTTCATCAGAACA GAAGATTTCAACTGGCAAAATGCTCAAGCTACTCTCGGGATCATGCTACCTGCCCCATCCTGATAAAGAAGAGACTGGTGGAGAGGATGCCCACTTTATTTGTGCAGATGAACACGCTGTTGGTGTAGCTGATGGTGTGGGTGGTTGGGCTGATCATGGTATTGATTCTGGGCTGTATTCTCGGGAGCTCATGTCTAATTCAGTTACTGCAGTTCAAGAGGAGCCCAAGGGCTCAATTGATCCAGCTAGGGTCCTGGAGAAAGCTCACTCTAGTACTAAAGCCAAAGGTTCCTCAACAGCATGCATCATAGCACTCACAGACCAG GGTCTCCATGCGATCAATTTAGGGGATAGTGGGTTTATAGTGGTTCGAGATGGATGCACCGTCTTTCGATCTCCTGTGCAGCAGCATGGTTTTAATTTCACTTATCAACTTGAGAATGGAAACAATGGTGATCTGCCTAGCTCTGGCCAG GTTTTCACAATTCCTGTTGCTCCTGGAGATGTTATAGTTGCCGGAACAGATGGATTGTTTGACAACTTGTACAACAATGAAATTAATGCTGTGGTGGTTCATGCCATGAGAGCTGGCTTAGAGCCTCAGGCAACAGCTCAGAAAATAGCTGCATTAGCACGGCAACGAGCCCAAGATAAAGACCGGCAGACCCCATTCTCCACTGCTGCACAAGATGCTGGGTTTCGCTATTATGGTGGCAAGCTTGATGACATCACTGTTGTTGTTTCATATATTACCAGCTCTGACGATGTATGA